The nucleotide window AAATTTGTAAACCAGAGGGGAGGTAATTGCAGTTGTCAGAAACCAGTAGGGAGGTTTTTTACAATTATCCCTAATACTATCTACTACAGTGGGAAGGGGCAGCCTGTTGGGTTTTCAAGGGTCATATATCTGACACCAGCATGCATGTATTGGCTATGATTAGTCAGAGAGTCTGATTTTCTTTGGCTGTTGCACAGATACATTCCAAGATACACCTTCAGTTGGCTAGTGAAGCCCATGTGGTTGATCATAAGTATGTGAGCTTTCACCATTCCTATTATGAGATTGGCTGCCAATATTCAAATTGGTGTGTTCCGAACTTCATTACCTCTTTTTTCAGAGTTTCTTCACAGAGCTGCTGATCTTACGTTGGTGCCTTCAGCAGCCATCGGGAGGGATCTCGAAGCTGCTCGTGTGACAGCAGGTGAATAAACTTCAAAATATTCCAGGGGAGTCTCATTTTCCACTCCGATTTGTGTTCTCACAAAATTTGTTTCTTTCAGCAAATAAGATACGCCTTTGGAACAAAGGTGTTGATTCAGAAAGTTTTCACCCTCGTTACCGCAGCCATGAAATGAGAGTAAGGCTAAGGTAAGGTGTTTTTTCTACACATGGACATTGTACATACGGGTAGTTAGAAAATGGTTAAAAGGAGCTTCTTTCTCTCTAATCAGCAACGGTGAACCCGAAAGGCCGTTAGTAATTCATGTTGGACGCTTAGGAGTTGAAAAGAGCTTGGATTTCCTCAAACAGTAAGTTCTCCAACTAGTTCATGTCTTATTGAGAGTCTGCGACTGTTCATTGACGTGAACGTGTGAATTAGCTGAAGGTTTACTAAGCACAcacgcaaccctacacttggtaAGTATGTGGATATGTGTGTTGGCTTCAGAAAACTCACAATTTAGGTATTCCATATGTGCATCTCTATTTCAGATCATCATTTGTTCAATCTCATTTTACTTgcgggtgtgtgtgcatgtgcatgcatttgTTACTCTGTTGACAATTGGAACATGTGGTTGAGCAGGGTCATGGATAGGCTTCCACAAGCACGGATCGCTTTCATTGGAGATGGACCATATAGGTAATGTTACTTTCTTATTTTCCTACTCAAAATACACAAATCCCTGCCACACATGGACCCAAGGCGAAAATTTACCTGAATTCCAAAATGAGCTACACttggccctgtttggtagatgcctaaaaatgagttgatctcattttggATAACACATTATGTATTGGAAATCTTGATTATGTATTAGGGATCAAGATCTTTAATGCGTAATGAGCGTTAAcgaaaatgagatcaactcatttttaggtgtctaccaaacagggccttcaATTTGTGTGACCCAAAGTATTACTTTATCATACTGAtttaaaaaaaagtattttttttattaCTGCTCATTCATAATAAACTTGGGATAACATACATGCCAATCCAAACTGTCATAACCGTGGGCCCCGTTGTTGATAGAACATGGCCCAAAATCACGTTGATCGGATGATCCCAAGCATCCAACCGGCGACCATCAAATGAGTGGCTAAAAAGGAAATGATAAACCATTGGGAAATATTAGATGGTCAAGATTGTCCAATTGGACTGGTTTTCAAGTCTAGCCCCACCAAAACTATAGAGAATGCTCCTTGAATGAAAAATTGGATCTGATCTTTCTAATTCATGTGCAAATCTCTTCTTCGGAACCAAAGAAACCtcgaccatccaaacatttcttcCACTCATGCACCTTGTTTCTGTCTAGACAGAGAGGAGCTTGAAAAGATGTTCTCTGGCATGCCAGCAGTATTCACAGGGATGCTACAAGGTGAGGAGCTCTCCCAGGCATATGCAAGCGGGGATGTTTTTGTGATGCCATCAGAATCTGAGACCCTTGGGCTTGTGGTCTTGGAGGCCATGTCATCAGGTGTCCCAGTCGTGGGTGTCCGCGCTGGTGGGATTCCGGACATAATCCCTGAAGATCAGGAGGGGAAGACGGGCTTCCTCTATGCCCCGGGGGATATCGATGACTGCGTGAAGAAAGTTGACAGCCTATTGACTTGCACTGAATTGAGAGAAAGCATGGGAAAAGCATCCCGAGAGGACATGGAGAAGTACAATTGGCGGGCTGCCACCCAAAAGATAAGGAATGAGCAATACAACGCTGCTATTTGGTTCTGGCGGAAGAAGAGGGCGCAGCTACTGAGACCACTGCAATGGTTGATGAGACTGATTTTCCGGACACGTGTGCCAGAAATCACATACGGGTGATAGAAAATACTCATTGGGCTTAAAGGAAGCCTTTGGAAGATATATGGGTGATTGGATGTGTGTATGCAATCATGCATTTCTTGTATATTAACAGACCCATGAAGTCTCTGTTCATTATGCTTGTTTGATGCAATaaagtttgattgattgatttgctTTAAGTTGTGTATAACATTCTGTTGGACCTTTTGGGGAATTTGATGAagtaaaattagaattttgagcatcatctttaaataaataaataaataaaattgaggcCATGATTTCAAGTTCTTATTGtctccataattcaaaaacccaaaaaattgaCTAGACTTGATGTTCATCCATGTCGGGATGACTCGACCCaactcaacttgatatttaattattataaattgaaaatattagaaATGGGAATAGACCTTTAAGATGGAACTTGACAGAAAGCAGCAATAGTGCATGCGTCTCAATGGTTAAGGGCATTGCTTCACTGGGTTGAAGTCAGGGGGTTTGAATATACCCacactttaaaataaaaataaataaataaataaaatcccttAGAAGGTGAGTGACTTGGTTCGGGTCGCACCAACCCATGTCTTTGACTGGATGAATATCGAGTTCTCAGCAACATGGCTTGAAATCTCACTGAATGGACTTGACTAAGCTGAGTTTGGAGTGAGATCAGCGAGTTTTAGAATAAAGCTTGTGC belongs to Magnolia sinica isolate HGM2019 chromosome 8, MsV1, whole genome shotgun sequence and includes:
- the LOC131252615 gene encoding sulfoquinovosyl transferase SQD2-like; protein product: MISASLSINPSLTPFLSTVPSSSSSSSSSFPSLALPSISSHLHLSLPLSKRPKRYSCLEYPFRRYRSLEEKRGGAIAGKKMDIEEVKEEGVEEGPPLLENSEGNSKPRRIALFVEPSPFAYVSGYKNRFQNFIRYLREMGDEVIVVTTHEGVPQEFYGAKLVGSWSFPCPWYQKVPLSLALSPRIISEVARFKPDIIHASSPGIMVFGALIIAKLLCVPIVMSYHTHVPIYIPRYTFSWLVKPMWLIIKFLHRAADLTLVPSAAIGRDLEAARVTAANKIRLWNKGVDSESFHPRYRSHEMRVRLSNGEPERPLVIHVGRLGVEKSLDFLKQVMDRLPQARIAFIGDGPYREELEKMFSGMPAVFTGMLQGEELSQAYASGDVFVMPSESETLGLVVLEAMSSGVPVVGVRAGGIPDIIPEDQEGKTGFLYAPGDIDDCVKKVDSLLTCTELRESMGKASREDMEKYNWRAATQKIRNEQYNAAIWFWRKKRAQLLRPLQWLMRLIFRTRVPEITYG